In the genome of Triticum urartu cultivar G1812 chromosome 5, Tu2.1, whole genome shotgun sequence, one region contains:
- the LOC125510372 gene encoding protein PIN-LIKES 7, with product MGFLSLLVVASMPIVQVLLIGVIGAFLASGYSKVLTASARRDMNKVVFTVFTPSLIFANLAKTVTLSDVISWWFMPVNIAITFLVGSALGWLACKILKPPPHFRGLIMAFCSAGNLGNLLLIVVPAVCDEDGNPFGSDRNQCRSRGLSYSSLSMALGGLFIWTYTYSLMQKSGKLYHKMQSKSIQCPADSDEEHLEGFKAGDEEAALPASARPEEQNEGSQIETPLLSCESDVANNKGFWTNLKEAVHQLIEELMAPPTISAIIGFVVGLVPWLKSLIIGEGAPLRVIQDSLELMGNGTIPCITLILGGNLTQGLRKSVLKRTVIMAIVCIRYVAMPVIGIAVVRVAHGVGFLPHDPLYRYVLMMQFALPPAMNIGTMAQLFDVGQEECSVIFLWTYLVAAVALTTWSTVFMSILS from the exons ATGGGTTTCCTGTCGCTGCTCGTGGTGGCCTCCATGCCCATCGTGCAGGTCCTGCTCATCGGCGTCATCGGAGCCTTCCTCGCCTCGGGGTACAGCAAGGTCCTCACCGCCAGCGCCCGCAGGGACATGAACAAG GTTGTTTTTACAGTCTTCACCCCATCTCTCATCTTCGCCAACCTCGCCAAGACGGTCACACTCTCCGACGTCATCTCCTG GTGGTTCATGCCGGTGAACATAGCAATCACATTCCTGGTTGGCAGTGCTCTAGGCTGGCTAGCGTGCAAGATCCTGAAACCGCCGCCGCATTTCCGTGGCCTCATCATGGCCTTCTGCTCAGCAG GAAACCTCGGAAACTTGCTGCTGATCGTCGTCCCGGCCGTTTGCGACGAAGACGGTAACCCGTTTGGGAGCGACCGGAACCAGTGCCGCTCGCGCGGCCTCTCCTACTCGTCGCTGTCCATGGCT CTCGGTGGCCTCTTCATATGGACGTACACCTACAGTCTGATGCAGAAGTCTGGCAAGCTGTACCACAAGATGCAGTCCAAGAGCATCCAGTGCCCGGCCGACAGTGACGAGGAGCATCTCGAGGGATTCAAAGCCGGCGACGAGGAAGCGGCTCTCCCGGCGTCCGCTAGACCTGAAGAACAGAATGAGGGGAGCCAGATT GAGACTCCACTCCTGTCGTGCGAGAGCGATGTCGCCAACAACAAAGGGTTCTGGACGAACCTGAAGGAGGCCGTGCACCAGCTCATCGAGGAGCTCATGGCGCCGCCGACCATATCCGCG ATAATTGGATTCGTTGTTGGGCTAGTGCCATGGCTGAAGTCGCTGATCATCGGCGAAGGCGCCCCTCTCAGAGTTATCCAGGATTCTCTAGAGTTGATGGG CAATGGCACTATACCCTGCATCACCCTCATCCTCGGAGGAAACCTGACCCAAG GGCTGCGGAAGTCGGTGCTGAAGCGCACGGTGATCATGGCGATCGTGTGCATCCGCTACGTGGCTATGCCGGTTATCGGGATCGCTGTCGTGCGCGTGGCACACGGCGTTGGGTTCCTTCCCCACGACCCGCTCTACCGCTACGTGCTGATGATGCAATTCGCCCTGCCGCCTGCCATGAACATCGGGACCATGGCACAGCTGTTCGACGTCGGGCAGGAGGAGTGCTCGGTGATCTTCCTGTGGACGTACCTCGTCGCGGCCGTGGCGCTCACCACCTGGTCCACCGTTTTCATGTCCATCCTCTCCTGA